Genomic window (Candidatus Margulisiibacteriota bacterium):
CGTTTTTATATTCACCGTCAAGAGTATAGGTGATACGCGCGTCAGCCAAACTTGAAGAATAGACCTTATTACCCTCAATTATATTTTCCGGTCTGACAATACCTGATATTTCTATTATCTGTTTTTCGCCATTCAAATTGGTTATCTTTGTGCCGTTAACCATAAGTTCGCCATTAGCCAAAACTTCCTTAACACGAACGGTAACTTCGGTCTTTAACTCTCCTTCGGAGGATTGTTCACCGGAAGCCTTAAAAGAACTTTCGCTGGGGAATGAAGTTGCGGTACTCATAAATCCTGCATAACCTGTACCGGGCCCCATGGTAACATTATTTTTGTTGCCGATGCTGTTTCCTGTTTTCTGCTTGGACGTAACCGATTCCTGAACGATTACGGTAATGCTGTCACCGGCATATTTGGCACGGTGATCATCAAAAAGACCGCTTTTCTCTCCACGCCATAATGATTCACCGAAGCCAACAGATAAACAAATGATAACTATTAAAAGTTTTTTCATGTCTTTCTCCTTAATTAACCAAAACAGCCTCGTCACTGTTTATTATTCTGGCCGTCAATGTTTTATTATGCTTCATATTCAAAACTTTAATAGTATTGCCGATAAATCCTTCTTCCAAAGCTTTAACCTGAATTTTTATTTCTATATTGGACCTGGTCGCGGTCATGGCCAGAATTTTATTTATATTTACGTCTGGATTCCTTTCTGTATTTGATTCACAAAGAATGTCACCTTTTTTCAGATAAGCCAGGGCTCTTAAATTTCTAACCTGCTCAAAATTCCGGTAATAGGTTTTATGAGCTGAAAGCAAAGGTGTGAGGTCCACTTCTTTGACTTGTATGTTATCAG
Coding sequences:
- a CDS encoding flagellar basal body L-ring protein FlgH, producing MKKLLIVIICLSVGFGESLWRGEKSGLFDDHRAKYAGDSITVIVQESVTSKQKTGNSIGNKNNVTMGPGTGYAGFMSTATSFPSESSFKASGEQSSEGELKTEVTVRVKEVLANGELMVNGTKITNLNGEKQIIEISGIVRPENIIEGNKVYSSSLADARITYTLDGEYKNASEPGFITKIFNMVF